TGGTCATTTGTATATTGGCCGTCGTGATAAGCTTTCCGTTTGGATATTACGCAATGAACGAATGGCTGAAAGATTTCGCTTACCGAATTGAAATGCCTTGGTGGCCTTATTTTCTAAGCCTGATTTTGTTATTACTATTAACCTTTTCAGTTGTCAGCATCAAAGCCTATAAAGCCACAAAACTGAACCTTGTCAAACACCTGAAATACGAATAAATGATTTTTTTCATTCTTCATCTGTTTTTAACCATTCTTCAATCTTATTTTTTACGATGAAAAACTTTCTTTTCATACTGATCATGGGAATTTATCCTGCACAGCAATCCTGGAATCTCCAACAGTGCCTGGATTATGCTTCCACCAATCACCCTCTCATCAAGCAGGCAACGGTGAATATTAAAAAAAACGAACACCAGATCTCAGCTTCAAAAGGAATGCTATTGCCCTCTGTGGACGCTGCAGTAAACCACAGTTACAGCTTCGGTTCATCGATCAATCAGTCTAATAACCAGCGGGAAGCGTTGAATACGCAATATGATCAGTTCATTGCGCAGGCGAATTTGGAGCTTTTCAATTGGCGAAATTATCTCAATATTTCTTTTTCAAAGCTAAATAAAGAAACCAATAATTTCAGACTGAAGCAGGCACAAAATGAAGTAAAACTCAATGTTGTTCGAACCTTTTTTGTCTATCAGAACAGTAAAAGCTGGCTGGATGTGCTGGAAACCCAAATTTCAGGAATCGAGGAGCAGATCAAAAGAACGGAAAAAGAAGTGGAGATTGGAAGTCGCTCAAAAAGTGATGTTTATGATATCAGAGCTAACTTAGGAACTTTACAGGAGCAATGGGTTTCTGCTAAAAATCAAAGGGATACTGCGAAAATTAATCTTCTGAACGCATTGGCGCTTACTGAGGAATCTGTTGATTTTGTGATGGATAATGGTGATGTTTTATCTTTAAATAATTTTGACAATTCTGATTTTACAAAGAGTTTATTAGAAAAAAATCCTGCTTATCAAACAGTTATGGCAGAGATTAATGCGCAGGAAAAATCGGTGAATGTGGCGAGGGCGGCTTATTTACCCACACTCAATGCAAGTTATAGTTGGTCAACTTTTTATAACAGATCGTTAGGGAAAAATGACGTTGCCATCAATTTCTCAGATCAGTTTACGCAAAATAAAAATCAGTCTTTATTTTTTGGATTGAATATTCCGATATTTAACAAGTTTCAGGTTAAAAACAATGTAGAAATTGCCAAATTGAATGTTATTTATTCAAATTATGATAAAGAATTAGTGATTAATAATCTCACGCAAAGTATTAATTTCATTAAAGCTCAGTTTTTAAATGCTCAGGAAAAATATCAGCTGTTGGAAGCTAA
The sequence above is a segment of the Chryseobacterium sp. MYb264 genome. Coding sequences within it:
- a CDS encoding TolC family protein, with the protein product MKNFLFILIMGIYPAQQSWNLQQCLDYASTNHPLIKQATVNIKKNEHQISASKGMLLPSVDAAVNHSYSFGSSINQSNNQREALNTQYDQFIAQANLELFNWRNYLNISFSKLNKETNNFRLKQAQNEVKLNVVRTFFVYQNSKSWLDVLETQISGIEEQIKRTEKEVEIGSRSKSDVYDIRANLGTLQEQWVSAKNQRDTAKINLLNALALTEESVDFVMDNGDVLSLNNFDNSDFTKSLLEKNPAYQTVMAEINAQEKSVNVARAAYLPTLNASYSWSTFYNRSLGKNDVAINFSDQFTQNKNQSLFFGLNIPIFNKFQVKNNVEIAKLNVIYSNYDKELVINNLTQSINFIKAQFLNAQEKYQLLEANFENQKLSFQKSEEKYKEGLMDAYTFFVVRNNWLQANYNLINSKNEVIQQTELLKILELGLN